The region CCCATCAACCCCATAAACCTTATCTCGTCCcacttattcttcttctttctttcattatCATAATACCGCACACTCCAAAACGTACGCGTAAGGCCCATCACCATCCAACCATCATCATCGAACTAGTTTTGTAGCCAAGATTTTCCAATCATCATCATTTATTCTTCGATCATCTTCACTGCGTGAGGTTTCTGATATCATCCACCACCATAATATTCATCCCAAAAAAAGTTTCGTTGCAATTTAGATCTCAAATTTATTCTCTTTCCGATGTTTAAAAAAATCTTAGATTTATTCATGTTCTCATTCATTgggtttattttaattatttttatcttattttttgttAGCTTAAATTTGTTCACTATATTTGTATTAAATCTTAAATTTATTCATGTTCTCATTCATTGGGTTGTTCTcattcactatttttttttttactttcaatTGATTTAATATGATtcctttcaaatttttttattggctctattgtttattgttaatttgattttaaattattttattgggTTTGATTTTCTCATTAATTGGATTctgatttagtttattattagatGAGATTCAGTTTTCAACTGATCAAGTTTTGTGTTAATATGTTTAGTCAGAgataaaaaaattttaaaatatgctAAGAAacaatttctttatttattatagAAAAAAGCTTGTACATATCAACTAGAGGTCATAGAAAACCTTGCCATTCACAGGGAGGTATTAAGGCTTATGGAGATGGAGGAGTATTATGAAATCCAAAATCTTCAAGTCCTTAATTCTCGGGGTATTTATTATTCATTTAAGTGTCATCTTCAAACACTCAATCCTTCAAATAAGCTCAACTCGAAATTTGAGCCATCTAAGGCCTCTTTAAGTTCATTTGTCACATAAATGTCTTCTTCATGAGGCCCCATAACCTGCAGTTATGGATAATTTTCATTTACATGAATGTTGCCAATGTCGACACTCAGGAACCCCTCAAGTCCAAATGGTCAACCTGAGGACTGCTTGACAAAATTCGAAGAATGCTTGTGTTGCTCATGAGATGGTAAGTCATCTCCAAATGCTTTAGTTTTGGCATGTTTGGGGCAATAGAAAAGAACTCATCATCTTCCAAGGGCTTGCGGGAAATTTCTTTCAGGTACATGTTCCGGTGCGAAAATTCTAACAATTTGCAATTCTTCCCAATTGTCTCTAGCACTTGGAGGCCAATTTTGAGGAAGCAACTCACATGTAAGGAAGTAATCATTGAAAATTTTGAAGTAAATTCTTCCATCATACAATCACCCTGTGACTTTAGAGAAGCAACTTGAGTGATTGTATGATGGAACAATTTACTACAAAATTCTCTATGATTACTTCCCTAGATTTAAGCTCCTTCCTCAAAATTAGCCCCTAAGCGCTAGAGATAGTTGGCAAGAGCTGCATACTGTTAGAAGTTTTCCACCGGAACATGCATATGAAATATACTTCCTGCAAGCCCTTCCATGATGGTGAGGAATTTTCCATTGCCTCAAACATGCCAAAACTGAAGCATCTGGAGATGACTTACCATCTCATAAGCAACACCTGGATTCTTCAAATACTATCAGACTATCCTTAATTGACCATTTGGACTTTAGGGGTTGTTGGGGTGTCAACATTGGGGGCATCCATTTCAATGAGAATTGTCCAGCACTACGAGTTCTATGGGGCCTTGTGTGGAAGACATTTATATGAGGGATGAATTTAAAGAGACATCAAATGCCTCggattttaaaattgaattttatttGGAGGATTATGTGTTTGAGATTGACATTGACAAAGATGATGAATACCTTGATAATGAAGAACTTGAAGATTTTGGATTGAATGAGTCTCCTCTAACTTCATAAGCCTTAGTATTTCTCTATGAATGACTAGCTTTTCGAATGCCCATGAGCTCATATGCACAGGTTTTTtttgtatatataataaatatatcaataaattaTTACTTAGCACATTTTAAAGTATCTTAACTCCGCCTATGCTTGCATAGCCGGTCCCAAGCCCAGGTAAAGGAGGAGGGTAGTATAAAATCTTATCTTAACTCCGCCTATGCTTGCATAGCCGGTCCCAAGCCCAGGTAAAGGAGGAGGGTAGTATAAAATCTTATCTTAACTCCGCCTATGCTTGCATAGCCGGTCCCAAGCCCAGGTAAAGGAGGAGGGTAGTATAAAATCTTGACAGCCAACGCAAAACTCGTCAATatcttcaatatattttaaaGTATCTTATGatttttgatttattaaaaatattagtttATAAGATATTTCCTAAATAGTAAATAACCTAACATTAATTCTCCCAAACCAATTATAGGCACTCAGAGCAGATCAGAAGTTTTCAATAGCCGATAGGTTGGACTGATGAACAGATGATGAGGAAATATAACTGAACTATTATATTGGAGATGGTCTTAGAGTTTAAAACTTGGATCAATGCCGATTAACTTCCAAACTCATTGGCAGCTAACATCTATTTGACCATAGAGCTGTTGTCCTTGTCAAAATTTTGATAGGCATAAAGTGGAAGGACACTAAAAGAAACTTATATTGATATGGAATCCGAAATGTCCTTTGTTTGTCTTGGACATTACAAGTATGAAATAGGACCTTAGCCCGTTTAACTTACTGTTAAAAATTATGAGCACAGGAAAATTATAAGTTCCAAATGCAGAACACATGAAAATTATAAGTTCCAAATGCACTTTTTGTTGCAAGTTGCTGCTTCAACAAAAAGTGTCTCAAGGTGTGTGTCTTTTcgtttttatattttcaaacaGTAAACCAAACAGACACTTCTCTTCTTACCCTTTTGAGTTGTGACTTGTGATATGCAATTAGGAAGATTCACATAAAAGTCAGTGACATAAAGAATCAGAAAAAGATCGCATGAAACCTCTATAGAACGttattttcaaatgaaaatacATTTCAAATGAAAATACATAAGAAGTTAAAACCAAATTCACACTATATCTCAATACCGTATGGTACCGCATCTATGTGTAAGTACTCTGCAAAAGCCATTTTCAAGTAATGTGAGATTTGAACAAAGCACATAATATCCATCAATGATTCTAAGTTTTAAACATTCACACACAagaaatattaaatttaaaagcTGCCAAAATTACATTTCAGTTTTCAACCACAATACATGTATTGTATATGCATTATCTGATAACATAGGCATAGCCACTATTATTTGGGGAAATCTTTAATATACAACAAAAGCAAACTGCACTAACTTCATAAGCATAATTTCAAGTTTTCAAAAACATGGTGAAACCAGGCTCTCAATGTAAATAAATTGTTCATACCAAACCTTGTCGCTCTGAATTTCAGGAAACTCCAATCTGCCTACCTTGGAGTCATACACAACCGCTCGAACGAAGGTAGTATACACTAGAACCACACCATCCTCTGACATGCACAATGGCTCTATATGAGGTACAAACCCAAAAATCTGAAGTTCCACATGAGGGATAGCCATCAATTTAACCCAAGACTCCTTAACTCCATACTCCTTCATTAGCCACACAACCAAATGAGTTTCCTCATGATCAAAACAAACACAAAGACAATCTTTCAAAACTGCTTGTATAGGCCCCTCAGGGATGTCATCACCAAAATCAGGCAATGACAAATGCTGAAATGCCTCTTTTCCCAAATCAAAAGAAAGCATTACCCACTTTTCTCTAGCCCCACTTGCCACCCAATTCAAACTATTACCTACAAACTTCCCTAACCCATTTGTGGGATCACCAAGGAAACTCAAACCCTGAATTGTGGTCCAAGAATCATCACCAAATGCATAAACCTTAGTAACTGTTCTATGAAGATTATCACTACTAGGATCAGGAAAAACAAGCACAACCTTGTAGTTACCACTCACACAATCATAACCAAAACCATGACACATTGCaatctcatcatcatcaacctCCATAAACGGTGATTTCCTAGAAACCAACCTGGTAGAAGGGTTCCACAACCGAACATCACCATTGTAACAATCAGCCAAACACATCAACCCATTACAGGATCCTAGGATTTCATAGTTGTGTCTCAACATGAAGTCAACATTCTCAGGAAAAGTCAACGGGTCGTTAAGCAAGGAGTTGACGGAGCAAGATATTACCTCTTGGCCGGTTCTGGTGGGTAGCAGCAAGCGGTGGCGGGTCAAGGCTGGGTCGACGGTGGAGCTGTGGAGGTGCAATTTGGCGAAGTGGGTATCGGAGATAATGGAGTTCCACTGCTTGGAGACGCACTTGAATCGCATGAGAGACTTCACGGGGAGTTTCGCGAGGATTTCACAGAGGAGATCACATGGGAGCGGTGGTTGTGGCGGAGCGTCGTTCTCACGCGCCATCAGAGTTTCATTTGGGTTTTGCGTTTCGGTGGATAGAGTTCACAAGACTTATCTAGCATGGTTTATTTGTCACTTCCCATTTATTAATTGCTACATCTTCTTTAGATAAGCAtcatcaatttttatttttcattttccatttATTCCATTTTcacttgagtttttttttttttatggctACATTAGTTGAAGCTTCACATTAGTGCGGGGTTGGTCTTCTTCGAGAGCATGGCTACCAAAAAAGTTTTCATTGAGTCTGACTCTGCCTGCTATGTTCGATTTTGGACTCGAGGATGTGAAGCTTCACACTCATGTGCCCCCTGGTGAGCCAAATTCGACGTGTTGAGGCAGTTCTCTCATGTAGGTTGGGGTCATGTGTTTCGTGAAACTAATGCGGTTGCAGATAAGCTTGCCAAGCATGGGTTGAGTGGGAGCTTGGAGTTGACGGTCCTTAAGACTTTGCTTTCTATTCAGTAGTTTTTACCTATTTGGTAGCTTTCACGTTAGATGCGGCCTTGACTgtgttctcttttttttttttggtcaattgaCTGTGTTCTCTAGAGGCTTCTAGTTTTGTTTAGTCTTGCTATTGGGCTGTGAAGCCCACCtccaattataaaaaaaaaaagttgaagatAGAGGTGCATTTCTAGAGGAAAATATGATAGGAGAACTAGTAAATTGTCCTTAAAAAAAGTTTGTTCAATCAACcaaattatatattaattacattttCTAAAAATGATTCAATTTAGTATTTAAATTTCTAGATATATGtatccatttttttttaatctcttctaattttttcttttgttatacGTACAGTACATAGTGGTTAAGCAATTGCAGAAACTATTGAAACATTGTGGCCCTTGACGATGAATATTTTAAAAGACCACACTTTCCATTGAGCTCTGTTCAAGCACACATTAAATATCTACGATACATCTTTGTAAATAATGGCCTCAATAACGCTCAACAACACTCTTTCTAAACATATAAAATAGGACAAAGATCACCATAAATATAAGGTGAATCCAACCATATCAATAATACAAAATAAAGAGATACAAGCAAAGAATTcgaagaataaaaagaaaagaataattcatgaaaattaaatataaaaataaaatcacaaaaaattttaagtaataaaatactccctccgtccctaattataagctaaagttgtaaaaatcacacttattaagaaagccttaattgatgcattggttttcaaaaaaaatgtacaactttctatgtttacccctatttatgataacactttttcatcattgtactactaatggtggtgctccactaccaataaatgcaagggtgaatatggaaagaaatattaacttttgcaatgttagcttatatttagtgacacaaaaaaagtctcaatgttagcttataattagggacggagggagtattttattacttaaaattttttgtgattttatttttatatttaat is a window of Lotus japonicus ecotype B-129 chromosome 5, LjGifu_v1.2 DNA encoding:
- the LOC130720492 gene encoding F-box/kelch-repeat protein At3g23880-like — protein: MARENDAPPQPPLPCDLLCEILAKLPVKSLMRFKCVSKQWNSIISDTHFAKLHLHSSTVDPALTRHRLLLPTRTGQEVISCSVNSLLNDPLTFPENVDFMLRHNYEILGSCNGLMCLADCYNGDVRLWNPSTRLVSRKSPFMEVDDDEIAMCHGFGYDCVSGNYKVVLVFPDPSSDNLHRTVTKVYAFGDDSWTTIQGLSFLGDPTNGLGKFVGNSLNWVASGAREKWVMLSFDLGKEAFQHLSLPDFGDDIPEGPIQAVLKDCLCVCFDHEETHLVVWLMKEYGVKESWVKLMAIPHVELQIFGFVPHIEPLCMSEDGVVLVYTTFVRAVVYDSKVGRLEFPEIQSDKVWYEQFIYIESLVSPCF